One window of Salmo salar chromosome ssa11, Ssal_v3.1, whole genome shotgun sequence genomic DNA carries:
- the pdha1a gene encoding pyruvate dehydrogenase E1 component subunit alpha, mitochondrial isoform X1, with protein sequence MQKMLTIISNVLRGSARRNGAQVVSEAASLVVASRSYADFTPEATFDIKKVDLHRLEEGPPLTATLTREQGLKYYRTMQTIRRMELKADQLYKQKIIRGFCHLYDGQEACAVGIEGGITLSDHLITAYRAHGYTLTRGGTIREIMAELTGRRGGIAKGKGGSMHMYTKNFYGGNGIVGAQVPLGAGVALACKYLGNDQLCVSLYGDGAANQGQIFETYNMSSLWKLPIIFICENNQYAMGTSVERSAASTEYYKRGDYIPGIRVDGMDVLCVREATKFAADHCRSGKGPILMELQTYRYHGHSMSDPGVSYRTREEIQEVRSKSDPISMLKDRMLSNNMASIEELKEIDIAVRKEIEDAAQFATTDPEPPLDDLCSHIFANDQPFEVRGATPWTKLTSTS encoded by the exons GCCGCCAGCCTGGTGGTGGCGTCACGCTCGTATGCTGATTTCACTCCTGAGGCCACCTTTGACataaag AAAGTTGACCTTCATCGCCTGGAGGAGGGCCCACCCCTGACAGCCACTCTGACCCGGGAGCAGGGGCTGAAGTATTACCGGACCATGCAGACCATAAGACGCATGGAGCTGAAGGCTGACCAGCTCTACAAGCAGAAGATCATCAGAGGCTTTTGTCACCTGTATGATGGCCAG GAAGCCTGTGCGGTTGGCATTGAGGGGGGTATCACCCTGTCAGATCACCTGATCACTGCATACCGTGCCCATGGGTACACCCTCACCAGGGGTGGGACTATCAGGGAGATCATGGCAGAGCTCACTG GTCGTAGAGGAGGCATTGCTAAGGGCAAGGGAGGCTCTATGCACATGTATACTAAAAACTTCTATGGAGGCAATGGCATTGTGGGAGCTCAG GTACCGCTGGGAGCCGGTGTAGCCCTGGCCTGCAAGTACCTGGGCAATGATCAGCTGTGTGTCAGTCTCTATGGTGATGGAGCAGCCAATCAG GGTCAGATCTTTGAGACATATAACATGTCATCTCTTTGGAAGTTACCCATTATTTTCATCTGTGAGAACAACCAATATGCCATGGGCACGTCAGTAGAGCGCTCTGCTGCGAGCACCGAATACTAcaagagaggagactacattccTGGCATTAGG GTGGATGGGATGGATGTCCTGTGTGTTAGAGAGGCCACCAAGTTTGCAGCTGATCACTGCCGATCTGGAAAG GGCCCTATCCTCATGGAGCTACAGACCTACCGTTACCATGGACACAGCATGAGCGATCCTGGGGTCAG CTACCGCACACGTGAGGAGATCCAGGAGGTCCGTAGTAAGAGCGATCCTATCTCCATGCTGAAGGACCGCATGCTCAGCAACAACATGGCCAGCATAGAGGAGCTCAAG GAGATTGACATCGCGGTGAGGAAGGAGATTGAAGATGCTGCACAGTTCGCCACCACAGACCCCGAGCCCCCTCTGGATGACCTGTGTAGCCACATCTTCGCCAACGATCAGCCCTTTGAAGTGCGTGGTGCCACCCCATGGACCAAGCTGACGTCGACCAGCTAA
- the pdha1a gene encoding pyruvate dehydrogenase E1 component subunit alpha, mitochondrial isoform X2 encodes MQKMLTIISNVLRGSARRNAASLVVASRSYADFTPEATFDIKKVDLHRLEEGPPLTATLTREQGLKYYRTMQTIRRMELKADQLYKQKIIRGFCHLYDGQEACAVGIEGGITLSDHLITAYRAHGYTLTRGGTIREIMAELTGRRGGIAKGKGGSMHMYTKNFYGGNGIVGAQVPLGAGVALACKYLGNDQLCVSLYGDGAANQGQIFETYNMSSLWKLPIIFICENNQYAMGTSVERSAASTEYYKRGDYIPGIRVDGMDVLCVREATKFAADHCRSGKGPILMELQTYRYHGHSMSDPGVSYRTREEIQEVRSKSDPISMLKDRMLSNNMASIEELKEIDIAVRKEIEDAAQFATTDPEPPLDDLCSHIFANDQPFEVRGATPWTKLTSTS; translated from the exons GCCGCCAGCCTGGTGGTGGCGTCACGCTCGTATGCTGATTTCACTCCTGAGGCCACCTTTGACataaag AAAGTTGACCTTCATCGCCTGGAGGAGGGCCCACCCCTGACAGCCACTCTGACCCGGGAGCAGGGGCTGAAGTATTACCGGACCATGCAGACCATAAGACGCATGGAGCTGAAGGCTGACCAGCTCTACAAGCAGAAGATCATCAGAGGCTTTTGTCACCTGTATGATGGCCAG GAAGCCTGTGCGGTTGGCATTGAGGGGGGTATCACCCTGTCAGATCACCTGATCACTGCATACCGTGCCCATGGGTACACCCTCACCAGGGGTGGGACTATCAGGGAGATCATGGCAGAGCTCACTG GTCGTAGAGGAGGCATTGCTAAGGGCAAGGGAGGCTCTATGCACATGTATACTAAAAACTTCTATGGAGGCAATGGCATTGTGGGAGCTCAG GTACCGCTGGGAGCCGGTGTAGCCCTGGCCTGCAAGTACCTGGGCAATGATCAGCTGTGTGTCAGTCTCTATGGTGATGGAGCAGCCAATCAG GGTCAGATCTTTGAGACATATAACATGTCATCTCTTTGGAAGTTACCCATTATTTTCATCTGTGAGAACAACCAATATGCCATGGGCACGTCAGTAGAGCGCTCTGCTGCGAGCACCGAATACTAcaagagaggagactacattccTGGCATTAGG GTGGATGGGATGGATGTCCTGTGTGTTAGAGAGGCCACCAAGTTTGCAGCTGATCACTGCCGATCTGGAAAG GGCCCTATCCTCATGGAGCTACAGACCTACCGTTACCATGGACACAGCATGAGCGATCCTGGGGTCAG CTACCGCACACGTGAGGAGATCCAGGAGGTCCGTAGTAAGAGCGATCCTATCTCCATGCTGAAGGACCGCATGCTCAGCAACAACATGGCCAGCATAGAGGAGCTCAAG GAGATTGACATCGCGGTGAGGAAGGAGATTGAAGATGCTGCACAGTTCGCCACCACAGACCCCGAGCCCCCTCTGGATGACCTGTGTAGCCACATCTTCGCCAACGATCAGCCCTTTGAAGTGCGTGGTGCCACCCCATGGACCAAGCTGACGTCGACCAGCTAA
- the pdha1a gene encoding pyruvate dehydrogenase E1 component subunit alpha, mitochondrial isoform X3 produces the protein MGAQVVSEAASLVVASRSYADFTPEATFDIKKVDLHRLEEGPPLTATLTREQGLKYYRTMQTIRRMELKADQLYKQKIIRGFCHLYDGQEACAVGIEGGITLSDHLITAYRAHGYTLTRGGTIREIMAELTGRRGGIAKGKGGSMHMYTKNFYGGNGIVGAQVPLGAGVALACKYLGNDQLCVSLYGDGAANQGQIFETYNMSSLWKLPIIFICENNQYAMGTSVERSAASTEYYKRGDYIPGIRVDGMDVLCVREATKFAADHCRSGKGPILMELQTYRYHGHSMSDPGVSYRTREEIQEVRSKSDPISMLKDRMLSNNMASIEELKEIDIAVRKEIEDAAQFATTDPEPPLDDLCSHIFANDQPFEVRGATPWTKLTSTS, from the exons GCCGCCAGCCTGGTGGTGGCGTCACGCTCGTATGCTGATTTCACTCCTGAGGCCACCTTTGACataaag AAAGTTGACCTTCATCGCCTGGAGGAGGGCCCACCCCTGACAGCCACTCTGACCCGGGAGCAGGGGCTGAAGTATTACCGGACCATGCAGACCATAAGACGCATGGAGCTGAAGGCTGACCAGCTCTACAAGCAGAAGATCATCAGAGGCTTTTGTCACCTGTATGATGGCCAG GAAGCCTGTGCGGTTGGCATTGAGGGGGGTATCACCCTGTCAGATCACCTGATCACTGCATACCGTGCCCATGGGTACACCCTCACCAGGGGTGGGACTATCAGGGAGATCATGGCAGAGCTCACTG GTCGTAGAGGAGGCATTGCTAAGGGCAAGGGAGGCTCTATGCACATGTATACTAAAAACTTCTATGGAGGCAATGGCATTGTGGGAGCTCAG GTACCGCTGGGAGCCGGTGTAGCCCTGGCCTGCAAGTACCTGGGCAATGATCAGCTGTGTGTCAGTCTCTATGGTGATGGAGCAGCCAATCAG GGTCAGATCTTTGAGACATATAACATGTCATCTCTTTGGAAGTTACCCATTATTTTCATCTGTGAGAACAACCAATATGCCATGGGCACGTCAGTAGAGCGCTCTGCTGCGAGCACCGAATACTAcaagagaggagactacattccTGGCATTAGG GTGGATGGGATGGATGTCCTGTGTGTTAGAGAGGCCACCAAGTTTGCAGCTGATCACTGCCGATCTGGAAAG GGCCCTATCCTCATGGAGCTACAGACCTACCGTTACCATGGACACAGCATGAGCGATCCTGGGGTCAG CTACCGCACACGTGAGGAGATCCAGGAGGTCCGTAGTAAGAGCGATCCTATCTCCATGCTGAAGGACCGCATGCTCAGCAACAACATGGCCAGCATAGAGGAGCTCAAG GAGATTGACATCGCGGTGAGGAAGGAGATTGAAGATGCTGCACAGTTCGCCACCACAGACCCCGAGCCCCCTCTGGATGACCTGTGTAGCCACATCTTCGCCAACGATCAGCCCTTTGAAGTGCGTGGTGCCACCCCATGGACCAAGCTGACGTCGACCAGCTAA